DNA from Timaviella obliquedivisa GSE-PSE-MK23-08B:
GTCATGAGCCACAATGAACAATCCAGACTGGATAAAAGTTCGCCCTAAAACAGCCAGCAAAACCCCTAGGGGTGACAATTGCTCAACGTTCAGTGTTGAGAGAAATCCTAGGCTACCGATCCAAATAGCTACGATCGCGATAGCAAAAAGAAGTCCTATCAGTGGCTTGATCTTAGAATCAGGTTGCACTCAAATCTGCCTCATTCAAAACAACCATCGTTTCTGCACCCACTCTCCCGAACTCAGGTTCTACTCCTAACTCCATTTCAATGAGATAAGTCCAAGTCCCAGATTCAGATTTAAAGTTTCGTACGATTCCGGCTCCGCCCACAAAACTGACTCGCTGCGTATGGCAAAAACTGGGTGCTTTCATTGAAATGGCAATCATAAAGTAAGGCTCGTAAGTTGATGCTTCTGTTTTAAGAGAAGAACTTAACGATGTTTTGCGTCTTTTTAGGTAAAGAACCTGAACCCGCTCTGTGTCTTCAGACTGTTTTAGTGCAATTTGCACAACTTATACGTAAATCAAACGCTTGCTGAAACGTGATTTCTAACAGCAGGATGCAAAACTATGTCTTGTCTACGAATTATGACAAAACCAAGAGGAAACTATGGCTGACATTGTAGATACTGCGGTAATGGCTGGGTCATTTAATACCCTCGTTGCTGCTGTTAAGGCGGCTGGTTTAGTTGATACGCTTAAGGGTGCGGGCCCATTCACCGTGTTTGCACCCAGTGATGAGGCGTTCGCCAAGTTGCCAGCAGGGACAGTAGACGCATTGCTAAAAGATATTCCTAAGCTCAAAAAGATCCTTACCTATCACGTTGTGTCAGGTAAAGTGATGGCGGCTGACGTTGTGAAGCTGAAATCAGCAACAACGGTCGAAGGTTCAGACGTAAAAATTGATGCCTCAAGCGGTGTCAAGGTGAATGATTCTACAGTCACAACGC
Protein-coding regions in this window:
- a CDS encoding fasciclin domain-containing protein, with protein sequence MADIVDTAVMAGSFNTLVAAVKAAGLVDTLKGAGPFTVFAPSDEAFAKLPAGTVDALLKDIPKLKKILTYHVVSGKVMAADVVKLKSATTVEGSDVKIDASSGVKVNDSTVTTPDVVADNGVIHIIDSVLMPA